A part of Penaeus vannamei isolate JL-2024 chromosome 1, ASM4276789v1, whole genome shotgun sequence genomic DNA contains:
- the LOC138862981 gene encoding integumentary mucin A.1-like, with protein sequence MKNCLGEYGENAVSRLFAVSSGYEKQRPLCHQFVSCQIFHHFMITITAPSIPPSSITITDINITNVITITQYPHHRSPSPSPHITTIITIITTITKPSPPQSEAILSIIITITTPCTPHITIITITKPSPPQSEAIHSIIITITTPCTPHITIITTITKPPSPQSEAILSIIITITTPCTPHITIITTITKPSPPQSEAILSIIITITTPCTPHITIITTITKPSPPQSEAIHSIIITITTPCTPHITIITIITITKPSPPQSEAILSIIITITTPCTPHITIITTITKPPSPQSEAILSIIITITTPCTPHITTITTTTIRGNSLHHYRNSHANTPL encoded by the exons ATGAAAAACTGTCTTGGAGAATATGGAGAAAATGCAGTGTCTCGGCTGTTTGCTGTCAGCTCCGGGTATGAGAAACAGCGGCCATTGTGTCATCAGTTCGTCAGCTGTCAGATTTT TCACCATTTTATGATCACCATCACAGCACCATCTATACCACCATCCTCCATCACCATTACAGACATCAACATCAccaacgtcatcaccatcacacaaTATCCCCACCACCGTtcgccttcaccatcaccacacatcaccaccatcatcaccatcatcaccaccatcacaaaaccatcaccaccacaatcagaggcaattctctccatcattatcaccatcaccacaccgtGTACAccacacatcaccatcatcaccatcacaaaaccatcaccaccacaatcagaGGCAATTCactccatcattatcaccatcaccacaccgtGTACAccacacatcaccatcatcaccaccatcacaaaaccaccatcaccacaatcagaGGCAattctctccatcattatcaccatcaccacaccgtGTACAccacacatcaccatcatcaccacgatcacaaaaccatcaccaccacaatcagaggcaattctctccatcattatcaccatcaccacaccgtGTACAccacacatcaccatcatcaccaccatcacaaaaccatcaccaccacaatcagaGGCAATTCactccatcattatcaccatcaccacaccgtGTACAccacacatcaccatcatcaccatcatcaccatcacaaaaccatcaccaccacaatcagaggcaattctctccatcattatcaccatcaccacaccgtGTACAccacacatcaccatcatcaccaccatcacaaaaccaccatcaccacaatcagaGGCAattctctccatcattatcaccatcaccacaccgtGTACAccacacatcaccaccatcaccaccaccacaatcagaGGCAATTCACTCCATCATTATCGCAATTCACACGCTAACACGCCACTGTAA